Proteins encoded by one window of Mercenaria mercenaria strain notata chromosome 4, MADL_Memer_1, whole genome shotgun sequence:
- the LOC128556377 gene encoding chloride intracellular channel protein 5-like, with protein sequence MSEDGTDAANGMQQQEEVSDTPKYSLYIRASLIDNETQGACPMSQQGFMLSYILAQQKNVDFKVWTVSQVNPPADFKEKNRAKIYPFCEGISGKDIFGQSIEGYTPESTDDVEKFFDSVNSDCPLLKRPKNTKDHILGKVDSISTHFNAFMKGVNQESHLARLKNILKKVDDHLAETKTTFLEAEDLSYTDCFLLPRLQHLIVAGKYFRDFEIPDSYKNLWRYLRDAYDTPAFSETLPLDADLLKFHWERFSDKEMSEFRKNGIKGRFGVDPNLTKTCSIPPQIAAMLDNEVTNGGGEDEQMADDDAAEQEQVQE encoded by the exons ATGAGTGAGGACGGCACTGATGCTGCCAACGGAATGCAGCAACAGGAGGAAGTATCGGATACCCCTAAATATTCCCTGTATATTCGG GCTTCTTTGATTGACAATGAGACACAAGGTGCTTGTCCAATGAGCCAGCAGGGGTTTATGTTGTCATATATATTAGCTCAACAGAAAAATGTAGACTTTAAAGTCTGGACAGTTAGTCAAGTGAATCCACCTgcagattttaaagaaaaaaacagagCAAAGATCTACCCTTTCTGTGAAGGTATTAGTGGCAAAGACATTTTTGGACAGTCAATAGAAGGTTATACGCCAGAATCTACGGATGATGTAGAAAAGTTCTTTGATTCAGTGAATAGTGACTGCCCACTTCTGAAACGGCCCAAAAATACAAAAGACCACATTCTTGGCAAAGTGGACAGCATTTCAACG CATTTCAATGCATTCATGAAAGGAGTTAATCAAGAGTCACATTTGGCCAGACTGAAAAACATACTAAAAAAAGTAGATGATCATCTAGCAGAAACTAAAACTACCTTTCTAGAGGCTGAGGACTTGTCATACACAGATTGCTTCTTGTTGCCACGGTTACAACATCTCATCGTTGCTGGAAAG TATTTCCGAGATTTTGAGATCCCTGATTCTTATAAGAATTTGTGGCGTTACTTGCGGGATGCATATGATACACCAGCTTTCTCTGAAACACTCCCCTTAGATGCTGACTTGTTAAAGTTTCACTGGGAAAGATTCAGCGATAAGGAGATGTCAGAATTCAGGAAAAATGGAATAAAAG GTCGCTTTGGTGTAGACCCAAATCTTACGAAAACCTGTTCAATTCCACCCCAAATTGCAGCCATGTTGGACAATGAGGTAACTAACGGTGGTGGCGAGGATGAGCAAATGGCCGATGATGATGCAGCAGAACAGGAACAGGTACAGGAATAA